One genomic window of Campylobacter fetus subsp. fetus includes the following:
- a CDS encoding Rha family transcriptional regulator: MSSVVLINNQEVSFEVVGDQTYTTSRDVAQVFEKEHKNIIAQIEALPNDEFRQLNFQPSSQPRLNGLFVKDTKFYNLTRDGFCLLVMGFTGEKAYRWKVEFINAFNKMEAMIKSGGIANEKFTEVITALSEKSTEADEFKAKYYETLERENELLRVVLEDSKSKIGTKLSPNERANIIKLYKSGLSQAEICRQTSRSDTAVRNAIRGAL, from the coding sequence ATGAGTAGTGTAGTTTTGATTAACAATCAAGAGGTGAGTTTTGAAGTGGTGGGCGACCAAACCTACACCACCTCAAGGGATGTAGCTCAAGTTTTTGAAAAAGAGCATAAGAATATTATAGCACAAATTGAGGCTTTACCAAACGATGAGTTCCGACAGCTTAATTTTCAGCCGTCGAGCCAACCACGATTAAATGGGCTTTTTGTCAAAGATACAAAATTTTACAACCTTACCCGCGACGGATTTTGCTTACTTGTTATGGGTTTTACGGGCGAGAAAGCGTATCGATGGAAAGTTGAGTTTATCAACGCCTTTAACAAAATGGAAGCGATGATAAAAAGCGGCGGTATAGCGAACGAAAAATTCACCGAAGTCATAACTGCCCTTTCGGAAAAATCAACAGAGGCAGATGAGTTTAAAGCTAAATATTACGAAACTCTTGAGCGTGAAAACGAGCTTTTAAGAGTAGTTTTAGAAGATAGCAAATCTAAAATAGGCACAAAGCTGAGCCCAAATGAAAGAGCAAACATCATAAAGCTTTATAAAAGCGGTCTATCTCAAGCAGAAATTTGCCGTCAAACTAGCAGGAGCGACACTGCAGTAAGAAACGCCATAAGGGGTGCATTATGA
- a CDS encoding CRISPR-associated protein Cas4 has translation MKITGTLINYFFHCKRQCYLFYNRINLEDNSEDVKIGRVLHEIKFEDDIKFENIALDKITDEYVIEFKKSDSDETASMWQLLFYLKKLKEIGILRKGLLEFGENKKLPTKRLKVELTDDKELELEQIYSQISELMSLKTPPDPLKSSLKCKKCAYFSYCFI, from the coding sequence GTGAAGATAACCGGTACACTTATAAACTACTTTTTTCACTGTAAAAGACAGTGTTATCTGTTTTATAATCGTATAAATTTAGAAGACAACAGTGAAGACGTAAAGATAGGAAGGGTTTTACACGAAATTAAATTTGAAGATGATATAAAATTTGAAAATATTGCTTTAGATAAGATAACTGATGAATACGTTATTGAGTTCAAAAAAAGCGATAGCGATGAAACGGCTTCAATGTGGCAGCTGCTTTTTTATCTTAAAAAGTTAAAAGAGATCGGAATACTTAGAAAAGGTCTGCTTGAATTCGGCGAAAACAAAAAGCTACCGACAAAGCGTTTAAAAGTAGAATTAACCGACGATAAAGAGCTTGAGCTTGAGCAAATTTATAGTCAAATTTCTGAACTTATGAGTTTAAAAACTCCGCCAGATCCTTTAAAAAGCTCATTGAAATGTAAAAAATGTGCTTATTTTAGCTACTGTTTTATATAA
- the trpC gene encoding indole-3-glycerol phosphate synthase TrpC has translation MILDEIISKTKINLENIKENLPLCRLENALTNSYIPRDVKQVLKQKNSINIIAEIKKASPSKGVIKEDFDPLKIAFEYEKAGVSAFSILTEPFYFQGSLEYMALVRRYTNTPILRKDFIVDIYQIVEARLYGADFILLIAKALDKFYLKTLFEYAKSLNLEVLMEIHDETDLEKALFVDADIIGINHRNLQTFDMDMELCIKLIPLIPSGKIIVAESGLYNNSELINLKKQGADAFLIGEHFMRQESIYNAVKDMKGE, from the coding sequence GTGATACTTGATGAGATAATATCAAAAACAAAGATAAACTTAGAAAACATAAAAGAGAATCTACCCTTATGCAGGCTAGAAAATGCACTTACAAACTCATATATACCAAGAGATGTAAAACAGGTTTTAAAGCAAAAAAATAGCATAAATATAATAGCTGAAATAAAAAAGGCAAGCCCGAGCAAAGGCGTGATAAAAGAAGATTTTGATCCATTAAAAATAGCTTTTGAGTATGAAAAAGCAGGTGTTAGCGCATTTTCTATATTGACCGAGCCTTTTTATTTTCAAGGAAGTTTGGAGTATATGGCACTAGTTAGAAGATATACTAATACTCCTATTTTAAGAAAAGATTTTATAGTTGATATTTATCAAATAGTCGAAGCTAGGTTGTATGGGGCGGATTTTATACTTCTTATAGCAAAAGCGCTTGATAAGTTTTACTTAAAAACTCTTTTTGAATATGCAAAAAGTTTAAATTTAGAAGTTTTGATGGAAATTCACGATGAGACCGATCTTGAAAAAGCGTTATTTGTAGATGCCGATATAATAGGCATTAATCACAGAAATCTACAAACTTTTGATATGGATATGGAGCTTTGCATAAAGCTTATACCTCTTATCCCTAGTGGCAAAATTATAGTTGCGGAGAGTGGATTATATAACAATTCAGAACTAATAAATTTAAAAAAACAAGGTGCTGATGCGTTTTTAATAGGTGAACATTTTATGCGTCAAGAAAGTATTTATAATGCGGTAAAAGATATGAAAGGTGAGTAA
- the cas2 gene encoding CRISPR-associated endonuclease Cas2, whose amino-acid sequence MKNYNYAYVFYDISDKESEAGKRRVTKVFKLCKKYFLHHQKSVFKGEITPANFIKFKSAIEKLIDKNIDVITVLRLIRKDDVDEISIGGLDFVKNEMFL is encoded by the coding sequence ATGAAAAATTACAATTATGCTTATGTTTTTTATGACATTAGCGATAAAGAGAGTGAAGCCGGCAAACGTCGAGTAACAAAGGTTTTTAAGCTATGTAAGAAGTATTTTTTGCATCATCAAAAGTCTGTTTTTAAAGGAGAAATAACTCCTGCAAATTTTATTAAATTTAAATCCGCGATAGAAAAATTAATTGACAAAAATATCGATGTTATTACCGTTTTAAGGCTTATAAGAAAAGATGACGTAGATGAGATAAGTATAGGCGGTCTTGATTTTGTCAAAAATGAGATGTTTTTATAA
- a CDS encoding DNA adenine methylase: protein MANFYQKEPSKIEVVNDINSDLINLHRIIRNRPASLQAEMNLLFRSRELFLDIKNGKLKPKNDIQKAAFYFYLLATSFGAKGDNFAIGNSKSAKNIHRDFFANSKRLKRAFIENMSYEKLIKGYDSSDTLFYVDPPYVGAENYYKMVRGFGINEHENLAKILANVKGKFMLSYNDCEMVRSLYKDFKFKELKVNYSLNSKYRSVKNELLIMNF from the coding sequence ATAGCAAACTTTTACCAAAAAGAGCCTTCAAAAATTGAGGTTGTAAATGATATCAACTCAGATCTTATCAATCTACACAGGATAATCAGGAACCGCCCTGCAAGCTTGCAAGCCGAAATGAACTTACTATTTAGAAGTCGCGAGTTGTTTTTGGACATCAAAAACGGCAAATTAAAGCCAAAAAACGATATCCAAAAAGCTGCATTTTATTTCTATCTTCTTGCCACTAGCTTTGGGGCAAAAGGTGATAATTTTGCAATAGGCAATAGTAAAAGTGCTAAAAACATACACAGAGACTTTTTTGCCAATTCAAAGCGTCTTAAAAGGGCTTTTATTGAGAATATGAGCTATGAAAAACTCATTAAGGGGTATGATAGCAGTGATACTCTTTTTTACGTAGATCCGCCTTATGTAGGCGCAGAAAATTACTATAAAATGGTACGCGGATTTGGCATAAACGAGCATGAAAATCTAGCCAAAATACTTGCAAACGTTAAAGGTAAATTTATGCTTAGCTACAACGACTGTGAGATGGTTAGAAGTCTTTATAAGGATTTCAAATTCAAAGAGCTAAAGGTAAATTATAGTCTTAATAGTAAATATAGAAGTGTTAAAAATGAGCTTTTGATCATGAATTTTTAA
- the cas3 gene encoding CRISPR-associated helicase Cas3', with protein MFLLGDYLAHTSPHKDPETLQAHCDLAKEYLQKIKNGKNLNNIIKNLANKILDDDVILEFFDDFIVYHDLGKTNPAFQKLKMKNENPKFSKADGETTHSKQSFYMLKDKYKDFILNYKDENIRETVCVFYYLLSNVLNHHGHLKDGFDDKYLNKDSDKLDKKFCNAEKRVNFDIELFIFIKLHFSLLIASDFYATSEYMNDIKIDDLGVFDKDKKEKIYSKFREFYSSLKPRSDIDSLRSEIFKNTSETLYDNLDKNIFYLEAPTGSGKTLTSLNLALNLLNLNSNLNKIFYVFPFNTLISQSKSIFETIFGDEFDISIINSITPPKFSTENEQENSESNYDKTYINRVFYNHPFILTSHVALFKTLFGISKEENYGLFSLANSVIILDEIQSYRSNLWEFMALFFDSFAKHLNIKFIIMSATLPKISNLLKNSDDKWCDLLPNSNYFQNTLFKDRVKADFSLLNIGKNDLFDSIVGKITESKKDKILVEFIKKPSAREFYNFIRFKFDDYDIFELSGDDNKLYQKKVIAKLKGSNTKAILVATQVIEAGVDIDMDIGFKDIATFESEEQFMGRINRSALKPGSLAYFFDYDDASAIYKQDSRIKFSLKDNELKKCLIDKNFIPYYDKLLKELKSENSRVNSGFNNIRENFQDDIGNLNFIQISKNMQLINDDRIRIFLPFKIDVSSFDMSEYGNIEHFMDGDFLDGKKIWEAIICLNEVKEYGKRKIEALSLNSLADIFCFNILSSEAKKLPNVKIEYGYVYIEDYDGLIDEESKLDRTALAKKYKNEDLIL; from the coding sequence ATGTTTCTTTTAGGTGATTACCTGGCACATACGTCGCCGCATAAAGATCCTGAAACTCTTCAGGCCCATTGCGATCTTGCAAAAGAGTATCTACAAAAAATAAAAAACGGTAAAAATCTAAATAATATTATAAAAAATCTTGCAAATAAAATTTTAGATGATGACGTGATTTTAGAGTTTTTTGATGATTTTATCGTCTATCACGATTTAGGTAAAACGAATCCCGCTTTTCAAAAATTAAAAATGAAAAATGAAAATCCAAAATTTAGTAAAGCCGACGGTGAAACCACGCATTCAAAGCAGTCATTTTATATGCTAAAAGATAAATACAAGGATTTTATTCTAAATTATAAGGATGAAAATATACGCGAGACGGTTTGTGTTTTTTACTATTTATTATCAAACGTTTTAAATCACCATGGGCATTTAAAAGACGGTTTTGACGATAAGTATTTAAATAAAGATAGCGATAAATTGGATAAAAAATTTTGCAACGCCGAAAAAAGAGTTAATTTTGATATTGAACTTTTTATTTTTATTAAATTGCATTTTTCTCTTCTTATCGCAAGTGATTTTTACGCTACAAGCGAATATATGAATGATATAAAAATAGATGATTTAGGTGTTTTTGATAAAGATAAAAAAGAAAAAATTTACTCTAAATTTAGAGAATTTTATAGCTCATTAAAGCCAAGAAGCGATATAGATAGTCTAAGATCCGAGATATTTAAAAATACTAGTGAAACACTATACGATAATTTAGATAAAAATATCTTTTATCTTGAAGCTCCAACCGGAAGCGGTAAAACTTTAACATCTTTAAATTTGGCTTTAAATCTACTAAATTTAAATTCAAATCTTAATAAAATATTTTATGTTTTTCCATTTAATACTCTGATATCGCAGAGTAAATCTATATTTGAAACTATTTTTGGAGACGAGTTTGATATTTCTATTATAAATAGTATAACTCCTCCTAAATTTAGCACGGAAAACGAACAAGAGAATTCCGAGAGTAACTATGATAAAACATATATAAATAGAGTATTTTATAATCATCCTTTTATTTTAACCAGTCATGTTGCGCTTTTTAAGACGTTATTCGGGATTAGTAAAGAGGAGAATTACGGTCTATTTTCTCTTGCGAACTCGGTTATAATTCTTGATGAAATTCAGAGCTATAGATCAAATTTATGGGAGTTTATGGCTCTGTTTTTTGATAGTTTCGCAAAACATTTAAATATAAAATTTATAATTATGTCCGCAACTCTACCGAAAATTTCAAATTTACTAAAAAATAGCGACGATAAATGGTGTGATCTACTGCCGAACTCTAATTATTTTCAAAATACGCTTTTCAAAGATAGGGTTAAAGCCGATTTTTCTCTTTTAAATATAGGAAAAAACGATTTATTTGATAGCATCGTAGGCAAAATCACGGAGAGTAAAAAAGATAAAATTTTAGTCGAATTTATAAAAAAACCTAGTGCTAGAGAGTTTTATAATTTTATACGTTTTAAATTTGACGATTACGATATTTTTGAGCTTAGTGGTGATGATAATAAGCTTTATCAAAAAAAAGTTATAGCAAAGTTAAAGGGTTCAAATACAAAAGCTATCCTAGTTGCAACTCAAGTTATAGAAGCCGGGGTTGATATAGATATGGATATCGGATTTAAAGATATAGCGACATTTGAGAGCGAAGAGCAGTTTATGGGAAGGATAAATAGAAGTGCTTTAAAACCCGGTTCTTTGGCGTACTTTTTTGATTACGATGACGCTAGTGCGATATATAAACAAGATAGTAGAATCAAATTTAGCCTAAAAGATAATGAATTAAAAAAATGTTTAATAGATAAAAATTTTATCCCCTACTATGATAAATTGCTTAAGGAGTTAAAAAGCGAAAACTCAAGAGTAAATAGTGGATTTAACAATATTAGAGAGAATTTTCAAGACGATATAGGCAATCTGAATTTTATCCAAATTTCAAAAAATATGCAGCTTATCAATGATGATAGAATCAGAATTTTTCTACCGTTTAAGATAGACGTAAGCAGTTTTGATATGAGCGAATACGGTAACATAGAACATTTTATGGATGGTGATTTTTTAGACGGAAAAAAGATCTGGGAAGCGATAATTTGCTTAAATGAAGTCAAAGAGTACGGTAAAAGAAAGATAGAGGCTTTGAGTTTAAATTCTTTAGCCGATATTTTTTGTTTTAATATTTTATCTTCGGAAGCAAAAAAATTACCGAACGTAAAAATAGAGTACGGATACGTCTATATAGAGGATTATGACGGGCTTATAGATGAAGAGAGCAAACTAGATAGAACTGCTTTGGCAAAAAAATATAAAAATGAAGATTTAATACTGTGA
- a CDS encoding YaaA family protein, translating into MKILFSPSESKMSGGSRDASVNFSWVFPNLNDKRLEILEMYNSFLKKANKNELQALFGLKKDNELEYYSSDLFSRPLMKAILRYNGVAYEHLNYRNLDERSRKMIDENTIIFSNLYGVILAKDMIFDYKLKQGESIGGFRTEVFYKKYFSGVLDDFLDSDILDLRAGFYEKFYSLTKPYTTIKFLKNGKVVSHFAKAYRGIVLRCIALNQISSLDEFYNMQIPNLKINKIIKNRLKTEIVVDIIG; encoded by the coding sequence GTGAAAATTCTATTTTCTCCAAGTGAAAGTAAGATGTCTGGCGGATCTAGAGATGCATCGGTAAATTTTTCATGGGTTTTTCCAAATTTAAATGATAAACGTCTGGAAATTTTAGAGATGTATAACAGTTTTTTAAAAAAAGCTAATAAAAATGAGCTGCAAGCTCTGTTTGGTTTGAAAAAAGATAATGAGCTTGAATATTACTCTAGCGATCTGTTTTCTCGTCCACTTATGAAGGCTATTTTACGTTATAATGGCGTTGCTTACGAGCATCTAAATTATAGAAATTTGGATGAAAGATCAAGAAAAATGATTGATGAAAATACGATTATTTTTTCAAATTTATATGGTGTGATTTTAGCAAAAGATATGATTTTTGATTATAAGTTAAAACAAGGTGAAAGCATAGGTGGTTTTCGTACCGAAGTCTTTTATAAGAAGTATTTTAGTGGTGTTTTAGATGATTTTTTAGATTCTGATATTTTAGATCTTAGGGCTGGATTTTATGAAAAATTTTATAGTCTAACCAAGCCATATACTACTATTAAATTTTTAAAAAATGGTAAGGTCGTAAGTCATTTTGCAAAAGCTTATCGAGGGATCGTGCTTCGCTGTATCGCATTAAATCAGATATCTAGTTTAGATGAATTTTATAATATGCAAATTCCTAACCTAAAGATAAATAAAATTATTAAAAATAGATTAAAAACAGAGATCGTCGTTGATATAATCGGCTAA
- a CDS encoding HIT family protein gives MEHEFSPWRAEYFKTRKDDGVTDHSCVFCDIAENIQNDEENFVLFRAKNCFAVMNRYPYTLGEFMIIPYIHTDNIENLDKNIWSEMSDLVQLGVGVLKESLNANGVNIGMNLGSAAGAGIAEHIHYHLVPRWSRDTNFITTIAYTRVHGVPFLDQYHTLKKAFQKVFK, from the coding sequence ATGGAACATGAGTTTTCTCCTTGGAGGGCTGAGTATTTTAAGACTAGAAAAGATGATGGAGTAACGGATCATAGTTGTGTTTTTTGCGATATTGCTGAAAATATCCAAAACGACGAAGAAAACTTTGTGCTTTTTAGGGCTAAAAATTGTTTCGCCGTAATGAACAGATATCCATATACTTTGGGCGAATTTATGATAATACCTTATATTCATACCGACAATATTGAGAATTTAGACAAAAATATATGGTCTGAAATGAGCGATCTTGTTCAGTTAGGAGTCGGAGTTTTAAAAGAAAGTCTTAATGCAAATGGTGTAAATATAGGTATGAATTTAGGCTCTGCAGCAGGTGCTGGGATCGCTGAGCATATACATTATCATTTAGTTCCTCGCTGGAGTAGAGATACGAATTTTATCACGACCATAGCATATACAAGAGTGCATGGAGTTCCGTTTTTAGATCAATATCACACATTAAAGAAAGCTTTTCAAAAGGTTTTTAAGTGA
- the cas5b gene encoding type I-B CRISPR-associated protein Cas5b, giving the protein MRAVSFKLSGKFAHFKKPDVNEYAYFTYNNIPKPTLLGLLGAIIGLKGYAQKTYKDKKDKKSLFNNENSSNEPEFYERLKHLKICIIPLVKYGRFSKKIQIFNNGVGYASGEDGGNLIVREQWLENPSWQILIEDDGSAEFETVSRYLFDKKAKFIPYLGKNDHFADISEVEKIDLAESKKDRISIKSLFLDDLAEQVDDPDDEISYLFNEFYPISFNELMFYELKKVAFTNQICRAIDGKWYEFKDGTICFF; this is encoded by the coding sequence ATGAGAGCCGTAAGTTTTAAGCTTAGCGGAAAGTTTGCACATTTCAAAAAACCCGATGTAAACGAGTACGCGTATTTTACTTATAATAATATCCCGAAACCGACTTTATTAGGACTTTTGGGAGCTATTATAGGACTCAAAGGATACGCGCAAAAAACTTATAAAGATAAAAAAGATAAAAAATCACTTTTTAACAATGAGAATAGCAGTAATGAGCCGGAATTTTATGAGCGTTTAAAGCATCTTAAAATTTGTATTATTCCTCTTGTTAAATATGGTAGATTTTCTAAAAAAATTCAAATTTTTAATAACGGCGTAGGATACGCAAGTGGTGAAGACGGTGGAAATTTGATTGTTAGAGAACAATGGCTTGAAAATCCTTCTTGGCAAATACTCATAGAAGATGACGGTAGTGCAGAGTTTGAGACTGTTTCACGGTATCTATTTGATAAAAAAGCTAAGTTTATACCCTATCTAGGTAAAAATGACCATTTTGCCGATATAAGCGAAGTGGAGAAAATAGATCTTGCAGAGTCTAAAAAAGATAGAATTTCGATAAAATCGCTGTTTTTGGATGATTTGGCAGAGCAGGTAGATGATCCCGATGATGAGATATCATATCTTTTTAACGAATTTTATCCTATTAGTTTTAATGAGCTTATGTTTTATGAGCTTAAAAAAGTCGCCTTTACAAATCAAATTTGCCGAGCAATAGACGGGAAATGGTATGAGTTCAAAGACGGAACTATATGTTTCTTTTAG
- the cas6 gene encoding CRISPR-associated endoribonuclease Cas6: protein MKIYQLKVFLKLNQNVDFVNSPEFLSSNLHKSMLGDEALRSIHMQRYLKPYSIGFLYGMKGKKDGFTSGEDMYFYVRSIDESFISKLRICLENSKNLGFNVYASKLEVLDSKRIDCLYTMSPATVVLKEGDKTIPWRRENSDIAALKDALILNLKNKYEYFLDKKIEITDDIIELIEIKTNRAFAFKYKNGKIYAYRYQIHFSGNKTAQEFANIAMILGVGVKNTLGFGFCMRSKNVV from the coding sequence GTGAAAATATATCAGCTGAAAGTATTTTTGAAGTTAAATCAAAATGTAGATTTTGTAAATAGCCCTGAGTTTTTAAGCTCGAATTTACATAAATCTATGTTGGGAGATGAAGCTCTAAGATCTATCCATATGCAAAGATATCTAAAGCCTTATAGTATCGGTTTTTTATACGGTATGAAAGGCAAAAAAGACGGTTTTACGAGCGGTGAAGATATGTATTTTTACGTAAGAAGTATTGATGAGAGCTTTATATCTAAGCTAAGAATCTGCTTAGAAAACTCTAAAAATCTTGGGTTTAACGTGTATGCATCCAAATTAGAGGTTTTAGATTCAAAGCGAATTGATTGTCTATACACTATGAGTCCGGCGACCGTAGTGCTTAAAGAAGGCGATAAAACTATACCTTGGAGACGTGAAAATAGTGATATAGCAGCACTTAAAGACGCTTTAATTTTAAATTTAAAAAACAAATATGAGTATTTTTTAGACAAAAAAATTGAGATAACGGACGATATTATTGAGCTTATAGAGATAAAAACAAATAGAGCATTTGCATTTAAATATAAAAACGGCAAAATCTATGCTTATAGATATCAAATTCATTTTTCAGGAAATAAAACGGCTCAGGAGTTTGCAAATATCGCAATGATACTTGGTGTGGGAGTTAAAAATACACTGGGATTTGGCTTTTGTATGAGGAGCAAAAATGTTGTTTGA
- the cas1b gene encoding type I-B CRISPR-associated endonuclease Cas1b, with the protein MSKLHTRYIFSMGELSRKDNSLAFKNEKGTIYIPIAGIREIYCMNEVSINSKLLDFLAKNGITIHFFNYYGNYSGSFYPKKHLISGRVIISQVEALANRMIVVKSIVKGIALNMHEVLYHYYRHGKTELKPLLDYLKFRVSNMLINANTIPQIMFIEGQIWSKFYDSFELFLDESFSLGKRVKRPPDNPMNAMISFGNSLLYTKTISAIYQTHLEQSISYLHESSDARFSLSLDLSEVFKPIIVFKTVFELVNLKKINIKKHFEKKIDFCLLNESGRKIFVESFEERLNEPFLHSKLNRKISYKTALKLEGYKLIKFICESREFVPFSLKDKQ; encoded by the coding sequence ATGTCAAAACTTCATACTCGGTATATTTTTTCTATGGGTGAGCTGAGTCGCAAAGATAACTCTTTGGCTTTTAAAAATGAAAAAGGTACGATATATATTCCTATAGCCGGCATAAGAGAAATTTATTGTATGAATGAAGTTAGCATAAACTCAAAATTGCTTGATTTTCTTGCCAAAAACGGAATTACGATTCATTTTTTTAACTATTACGGGAATTATAGCGGTAGTTTTTATCCTAAAAAGCATCTTATAAGCGGTCGAGTAATTATATCACAAGTAGAAGCTCTTGCGAATAGAATGATAGTAGTAAAAAGCATAGTAAAAGGCATCGCATTAAATATGCATGAGGTCTTATATCACTATTACAGGCATGGAAAAACAGAGCTTAAACCTCTTTTGGATTATCTCAAATTTAGAGTTTCAAATATGCTGATAAATGCAAATACAATTCCTCAAATTATGTTTATAGAAGGTCAAATTTGGAGTAAATTTTATGATAGTTTTGAGCTGTTTTTAGATGAGAGTTTTAGCTTAGGAAAACGTGTTAAACGCCCACCGGATAATCCTATGAACGCTATGATAAGTTTTGGCAATTCGCTTCTTTATACAAAAACTATAAGCGCAATTTATCAAACTCATCTCGAACAAAGTATTAGTTATCTGCACGAGAGTAGCGATGCTAGATTTAGTCTTAGTCTGGATTTAAGCGAAGTTTTTAAGCCTATTATCGTATTTAAAACAGTATTTGAGCTTGTAAATTTAAAAAAGATAAATATCAAAAAACATTTTGAAAAAAAGATAGATTTTTGCCTATTAAATGAATCGGGACGGAAAATTTTTGTAGAAAGTTTTGAAGAGAGATTAAACGAACCGTTTTTACATTCTAAACTAAATAGAAAGATTTCTTATAAAACAGCTTTGAAATTAGAAGGTTATAAGCTTATTAAATTTATATGTGAATCTCGTGAATTTGTACCATTTAGTTTAAAAGATAAGCAATGA
- a CDS encoding type I CRISPR-associated protein Cas7 yields the protein MKLTSRVYGIIGIKSTMANWNADFTGRPKSTGNGDIFASDKALKYPMKKMWESYGKNILFVKSLKQVKDKDGKSKLVPNTLGERYSLLFGDIKEVKSTKEVLANLFNCIDVKNFGATFPENGYNLSITGAVQIGQGFNKFEDINIEVQNILSPFADSRANEKNKDGEDASQSTLGTKIVTDEAHYFYGFCINPLAYNDYKEILGDDFGYDEDDYAEFKKAARFCATYFNSNSKFGCENEFAMFIETDSDAYLPDLSAYMDFISQGKDRIVNLEKIEKMLESSDVKKVEIYYNPLSLDVETKFDKFDIYSGNKIQ from the coding sequence ATGAAGTTAACGAGTAGAGTTTATGGAATAATCGGTATAAAATCAACCATGGCTAACTGGAATGCGGATTTTACTGGCAGACCTAAAAGCACCGGAAACGGTGATATCTTTGCTAGTGATAAGGCTTTAAAATATCCTATGAAAAAGATGTGGGAGAGCTACGGAAAAAATATTCTTTTTGTCAAATCCCTAAAACAAGTCAAGGATAAAGACGGCAAAAGTAAGCTCGTACCTAATACCCTAGGAGAAAGATATAGTTTGCTCTTCGGCGATATCAAAGAAGTAAAATCTACAAAAGAGGTTTTAGCCAACCTCTTTAACTGCATTGATGTTAAAAATTTCGGTGCTACATTCCCTGAAAATGGTTATAATCTATCAATAACCGGTGCAGTTCAGATAGGACAAGGATTTAATAAATTTGAAGATATAAATATAGAAGTTCAAAACATCTTATCTCCGTTTGCCGATTCAAGAGCTAACGAGAAAAACAAAGACGGTGAAGATGCGAGCCAAAGCACTCTTGGTACAAAGATAGTTACGGATGAGGCCCACTATTTTTACGGATTTTGTATAAATCCGTTGGCTTATAATGATTATAAAGAGATTTTAGGCGATGATTTCGGCTATGATGAAGATGATTACGCCGAGTTCAAAAAGGCCGCTAGATTTTGTGCTACCTATTTTAATTCCAACTCGAAATTCGGCTGCGAAAATGAGTTTGCAATGTTTATAGAAACCGACTCAGACGCGTATTTACCGGATCTTAGTGCGTATATGGATTTTATTTCTCAAGGTAAAGATAGAATAGTAAATTTAGAAAAAATCGAAAAAATGCTAGAAAGTTCAGATGTAAAAAAAGTAGAAATTTATTATAATCCTTTATCTTTGGACGTAGAAACTAAATTTGATAAATTTGATATTTATAGCGGAAATAAAATACAATGA